The proteins below come from a single Triticum aestivum cultivar Chinese Spring chromosome 5D, IWGSC CS RefSeq v2.1, whole genome shotgun sequence genomic window:
- the LOC123120931 gene encoding ethylene-responsive transcription factor ERF025-like produces the protein MSGHGSSGRHPFYRGIRSRYGKWVSEIREPRKARRIWLGTFPTAEMAAVAYDVAAHALRGADAALNFPALAATRPAPASTSADGIRAAAAAAAASIRHDRAGGGIAPAAAGSALQQQLGGTGSSAADAASASVMAQQDRAGIGFNQYFLDEEALFETPQFLRNMAAGMMMSPPRLSPDSSDESPDPSEVGESLWSYRDP, from the coding sequence ATGTCTGGGCATGGGTCGTCGGGCAGGCACCCCTTCTACCGCGGCATCCGGAGCCGGTACGGGAAGTGGGTCTCGGAGATCCGGGAGCCGCGGAAGGCGCGCCGCATCTGGCTCGGCACGTTCCCGACGGCCGAGATGGCCGCCGTGGCGTACGACGTGGCCGCCCACGCTCTCCGCGGGGCCGACGCGGCGCTCAACTTCCCCGCCTTAGCGGCCACGCGCCCGGCACCGGCGTCCACCTCCGCGGACGGCATCcgcgcggcggcggccgccgcagcCGCCTCCATCCGGCACGACCGCGCCGGCGGCGGCATTGCCCCTGCGGCTGCTGGATCCGCTCTGCAGCAGCAGTTGGGTGGAACTGGAAGCAGTGCCGCTGATGCTGCCTCGGCGAGCGTCATGGCCCAGCAGGATCGAGCCGGCATTGGGTTCAATCAGTACTTCCTGGACGAGGAGGCGCTCTTCGAGACGCCGCAGTTCCTCCGCAAcatggccgccgggatgatgatgaGCCCCCCGAGGCTCAGCCCCGACTCCTCCGACGAATCGCCGGACCCTTCCGAGGTTGGGGAGAGCCTCTGGAGCTACCGTGACCCGTAA